In Sphaeramia orbicularis chromosome 5, fSphaOr1.1, whole genome shotgun sequence, the genomic stretch AGGAGGCGCGGGGGCCGGGAGCTGACGGAGCGGCTCGGACTCACACCGGAGCTGCTCACATCCAGTCCACCTGCACACGCACCCGCACCCGCACCTGCACCGGACCGCCGCACCATGGCCACCTCCGCCTCCCTGGAGACCGTCATGTCCTGCGGAAGGACGGGGCCGTCCGCCGCGGCGCCCAAGACCCTGGCCTTCTCCATAGACCGGATCATGTCCAAGAGCTCGGAGCCCAAAGGGACCGAAGAGGGCAAGAAGCTGCTGGGACTGTGCGCCCCGATCCCCTGCATGATCCCACTGCAGCCCTTCAGCTACGACTTCCAGGCCAAGGCGCTCATGAACTACTCGGAGTTGTGGAGAGCCAGTTTCAGGGGCACTTTTTGCGGGTCCGCAGCCGCGCCGTGCGCCAAAGGGAGCTGCGGTGTGTGCGGTGGAGGTAAAGCGGAGCCGGGCCTCCTGAAGCAGCCGCTGCTGACCTCCGGGGGCCGGGGCGGGGTGGTCAAACCGCAGGTCATCCACCAGGCCGTGTCGGTGCCGGGCAacggcggtggcggcggcggcgggtCCTTGTACTACCTGAACTACCTGGACTCGGCCTACCAGCACTCGGACTCGCTGCAGCTGGCCGCCGGACACTGGTTCTCGTCCAGCGCGCAGACGCAGGCCTCCCTGTCGGCGGCGCACCACAGACTGCTGCTGCTGGAGAACGCCAAGctggccgccgccgccgccgccgctgccggggtggtggtgggggccgccgccgccgccgacAAGCTGCCCACACCCCAGTACCCGCACAAGGAACATCTGCCGGGTCAGTTGGACCAGATAGTGAAGGAGAACCACGGCCTGAGCGCAGAGAAGAGCAGCGTCAAAGCGCACGGAAAGATGAGCGGCGGCGGAGGAGGCGGCGGAGGTGCGGACGGAAAACCCAAAAACTTTACGTGTGAAGTGTgtggaaaggtaaaaaaaaaaaaaaaaaaaaaaaaagaaaaagaaaaaattaaaaagaaaaaaaaaaaacgaatgaaaaatattttcaatgaaaaaatgactcagaGCAGGTTCAGAAAGTTTTACAGATCGAAAACCTGAAGAGAATCTGAGACTAAAACTTAGAAAAACACGGACACGTTTTACGCACATGTTCAATAAATAAATCCACTTCTACTGAATCCACAGACCCGGAGATTTATTCTATTTAAGTAGaaaaattaagtattttttatttatttcactcagGTTGAAATAATAGACTTTGGCAGCAGTTTGGGAAAAGAAAACATTAATGcgcaaaaataaaaaagacgtggattttctgagtattttttattcaaacaaatgtttaaataaatgttCAGATGAATCCAGATGCTGAGACTCAATGTCTGTTTAATcctctgtgtgtgttggtgtgtttgtgtccGTTCCCTCCGCAGGTTTTTAACGCTCATTATAACCTGACCAGACACATGCCGGTGCACACGGGCGCGCGGCCCTTCGTGTGTAAAGTGTGCGGGAAAGGCTTCCGCCAGGCCAGTACACTGTGCAGACACAAGATCATCCACACGCAGGTGAGACGCGCATCCATGGACCCCAGTCCGGTTCATCCGGAAAACTTCCACTCATTTTTCTTCTTCGTTGATTCAGGAAAAGCCTCATAAATGCAACCAGTGCGGGAAGGCGTTCAACAGAAGCTCCACGCTCAACACGCACGTCCGGATCCACGCAGGATACAAGCCGTTCGTCTGCGAGTTTTGCGGGAAAGGATTCCACCAGAAAGGTAAGAACTACCTCCAGGGTCCGGATCTGGGTCTGGTCTCAGATAGAGATTTAATGAGTTCACATGAAAAACTGTCAAGAAAAACAGAATAACCCACGACCCACGGGAGGTGTAATTCCGACCTTCATATTTACTATTAAAATGTCTTTTCATCCTAAAGTTTCATTAATTCACCTGAtcctcatttattattttatgtgataatttaattaactttattttttttaacatcaggCCTTTTACAGCTcggttattaatattattattatatattattcatCAATGAAACTAGAGAAAAGTCCATACTTGGTTTATTCTTGTGTAAATGAGGAATAAAAATCacctgaaattaaattaaattaatgacaacaaaaatgtcatttttccaaTAACATAGATTaatggcatgaaaaaaataattaatattaatGATTCATTTATATTGAAAATGACTGAATTTACTGAACTGGAACAgattaaatgtcactttttcttttctttttttaaacaactaTAAACagattgtttgtgtttgtgactgAATTTGAACATTTAAATTCCGCTTTTCCTTCGCCGTCACCGCGTGCGTTCAAACATCTGCGCTAAAATGGGAGACTTTGCGCAGAAACGCTGGGTCCGAACTGGGCCGAGGCTCCGGTCGGAGTGGTTTCTCTGTTGATCTGGGTCTGGATATGAacagatgaggatgatgatgatgaagatggtccGGGCCTTCACTCATCCGTGGATTCCTCTAGAGCTGCGTCCAGACGCACGGAGACGCGCGGTCGCTGTGAAGGAATCCGCAGCTGCTGAAGGGACCGCGGTTCATCTGCGCCATATGCTGcggctcctcctcatcctcatcctcatcttcatactcatcttcatcctcctcatcctcgtaTCGGACGGGGATAATTGCTGGGCCACCGAGGAGCGTGAGGCGCGCAGTGGAAATAGGACGTGACACCTCTCGGACTAATTCTGGTCGGAGTCGGGCTGAATTTGCTCTGGGTCAGCTGTTCCAGACCCCGGACCCCGGACCGCCCCGGACGAACCCGAAGGCTTTTATTTCTCCTCCTTTTTTGTTGGACTTGATTCTGACAGAGTTTGACAACTTCTTGACTCCGACTCATAAAAGGCTGATTAATGAAGACTGGTcacggaggaagaggaggaggaagaggaggaagaggcctCCGTAGATCCACAGACTGCGGTCAAAACCTGCGAACACCCGCGAAATAACAACAGACGTTTAATGGACTTTgaacattattttaatgcatttaacgCGTTAAAGTTCAGCTTTAATTCAGTCCAGTTTCAGGAGGAATTCAGCTTCTGTTTGTCTGGTTTTACTGTTTGAACAACGAAcagattaataaaaaaacaaaaacaaacaaacaaaacaaaaaaaaaacaaccccactACATTCAAAATGGGGAAAACATACCTTTTTTGGTCTGAAAATTGgacaaatgttcatgttttagtGAATCTTAATAACTGAATTATTCTATTTATCAGttaaataattatgataatttattgttttacatactttgtttttttcatccttttcaaatgttttatttattaattaattaattaatgatgaAAATAATTTCAGCTCTGATCAGATGCAGAGCAgcagaaaaaaaatccatttaattATTGTCATAATCAATTAATCACATGGAGTCTAAAAAAGTTCCAGTTTCTTGAATATTTTATAGTTTCATCTCAGAAAAAACTGATCTCATGttttgtcatatatatatatatatatatatatatatatatatatatatatatatatacacacacacacacacacacacacacatatatatatatatatatataatctgacATTTTAAAACCAAAGACAAAATTTTAAAATGAATTAATAGTGAAAATTAGGATTATATCAGATTTCATCTAGAACTGCAGCAATTAATCGATTAGTCGTCAATTATtaaatttttatcttaatttgaggatttttttttatcctcttaAATGTGAATCTTCTCCGGTTTTCTTCACTTGTTGTTATTATGAGATGAAGCTCAGACCAAGAAAGAATCTCCTCTGTTTCTAAAACAATTGATTAATCAAAGAAATAATCAATTAGGACCCATATTGAATTAAACCATGTTCAACTGTTCCggatgtttctgttttgtttttttcaggaaacTACAAGAACCACAAGCTGACGCACAGCGGAGAGAAGCAGTACAAGTGTTCCATCTGTAATAAGGCGTTCCACCAGGTTTATAACCTGACCTTccacatgcacacgcacaacGACAAGAAGCCCTTCACCTGTAACACCTGTGGGAAAGGCTTCTGCCGCAACTTCGACCTGAAGAAACACATACGCAAACTGCACGACAATGGCTTCAGCGCCACCACAGAGACCACCAGAGACCACCAGAGCTGAAGACCTGGACCGTCTGGACCTGCAGAGACCGCCAAGACCTGCAGAGACCACCAGAGACCTGCAGAGCTGAAGACCTGGATCTCAGAGACCTACAGAGACCTGCAGATTTGAGGACCTAGACCTCAGAGACCTGCAGACCCAAGAACCTGGACATCAGAGACCTTTAGACCCGAGGACCTGGACCTAAAAGACCTGCAGACCTGAGGACCTGGACCTCAGAGACCTGCAGACCCAAGAACCTGGACATCAGAAACCTTTAGACCCGAAAACCTGGACCTCAGAGACCTGCAGACTCGAGAACCTGGACCTCAAAGACCTGCAGACCTGAGGACCTGGACCTTGGAGACCTGCAGACCTGAGGACCTGGACCTCAGAGACCTGCAGACCTGAAGACATGCACCTCAGAGACCTGCAGACCCAAGGACATGCACCTCAGACAGCTGGACCTAGACTGGAGTAGGTCCTTCATTGGACCCAGACTCAAGGACAGACTTGAACCGACCCCCTTCAGGACATCCTGCAGAGACTCAGAGCTCAGACCGGTCCTGGTCCAACCCAGGACCAGATTCTGTAGAACTTCTTCCGGTTCCTCTTGAGACAGACtgtgtaaataataggatatgaAATACAAAGTGTTATTTAATGAACTTCTCCATGTTGTGTATTTCACAGATGAAAACGTTAATGTGAATAAATAAGTTATAACTTATAAGGAAAATGAATGTTTGAGACACAAGTTTCCATTTTTTGAAggaatttcaaaataaaatcagttTGATCATGTTTGGTCTGATTATGTTTCTGAGAAAACATGACGGAGAttagaaaagaaaacatctgctgataatgaaaaaaaaaaacaaaacaaatgtaaagaaaagaaTAAATGATAGAAACGAATACAGAAAAATTTAAAGGAAGAATGGGCAAAAACAGGATTTTAAATGAAGTACAGATTAATTTCTaggtaaaaatatatatttttaaaaatctgtcttTTTACATAATGCATTCACTAACAGGTCAAAGAAGACAATAGATAAatgatattaaacacattttatacAGAAATCCTGGACATAAAAAAAACCATTTATAATAGAAACCAGAGCGTTTTAGACAAACTCAGCAGATGTGGTttcatttgttgtcatgtttttattttagtgaCCTGTATGTGGGTCTGGTGTTCTGGTGCTGGACCTTTAATTGGTTTCTGATCAGTCTGTAGTGTATTGATCACTGATATGAACTGGTTTGACCTTAAAGGCCTCAGATGATCAAGGTGTTTCTGCGCATGTGGGTCATTGTTGTATctgggttgggttttttttttttttttttcacttgggcgaggtgggggtggtggtgtctgttattatttttttttttagatttgggagtgtgaaggggggggggggggggcagccacTCTGCTTCACCATTTATTGACAGACACGATCTTAATAATCCAACATTTACACTTGACTCTGCGTAAATGCGCAAATGATCAGAGATAACATGGGCCCTTGAAAGAGAATTACATTAAGCAGCTAACCGGCCTCGGGGGGCGGCGGTGCTGCCGGAGGGGGGGGTCTGCTCGCATCCGGAGCCGCTCATCAGAACAGGAGATAATGGAGCACTCAGGCCGCAGCTCCTCATCTGGGCCTCCGCCGTTAATGGAGCTCCAGTTATTCTCCGCACGGCTCCTGGAACAATATTATCCCTGCGCACATTCACAGCAGCGGCAGATCCGTGCTCCCAAATGGCGCTCTTTCTATTAACAGCCAATTAGCGCCGAGCCCCTCCGGCCCAGGCCGACGCGGAGCGCAGCCTGGCGGGGCCGGGCGCACCAGACGAACCAGAGCAGACGCGCATGCACGCACGGAGGAAAACGCACCGACTTATCAACTTTAATGGAGCAACCTGAGGGAGTGTGGGCCGCGGTTCTGGAGCTCCAGTTAAAAGACCTGAACATGTTAGGGACCAGGACCGTACCAGACCCCCACCGCATACAGGGTTAAAGGGATGATGGAACAGGAGAAAGACCATCAGTCTGATACCATCCGTGATCCAAACATCACGTCTTACTGAGATACACCTCTAAAACCAGAGTATTGAAAgtgttgaataaataaatgaatcagaAGTGAACATCAAATAAATCTGAGTACATCCAGTAGTGATCATTCTCTTTTGAGCCACAAAGTCAGAAAACCCAGTTCAGACCCCTGAGGTACACCACTGGTTCCAACCTCTACTGACACTGACAGACTGAAAAAACTGGATTAAACTATCTGTCATTttcattatattaatattatgttattcatcttttcatggccatcagatatgacccatttggacgctcagaggctatagtgaatgtggaaacactgtcatcttctacaacactgattcaccagtaaaacccctggagttggatcaatgccagtggatggatacactgggtttatgttcagttaaggagagattggactgaaaaagacactttttcttcagcttctgctgtttttgatctaataaccctcaactttaatatcaGCTTGATAAGTAAAGTACATGattattagtgaattaaatatagaataatacttgattttcacagaaaaaaaaaagcaaaatacagaggataatattagaataggcctaaatggtgatgaatcactagGGACAGACAGGACAAGACAAGGCTTTTAACCACAAAATACAGCATTTAACCTCTGGACATGACTGTAAAATTTGGGTCGACAATGCAAAAGGCTACAACTGCTGAAGTCGTAAACGTATTtattcatctatattataaaagtcaaggcctctgcgtgtgtgtgtgagtctcaGGACTCACACATATTCCagaaagagttgactgctgcaaTTTGACatactcatgtatttttggtcaaggaatagactagcaaaaatgacaagttgataggaccaatattttgggagatattaataattttgtcatacaatagccttacaatcatatcGCTATGGCCAGAGTGCTTTGGTggcgactgctggacaaatgtggtactgcATGCACAAATACGCAACAGCGGAAAACTGTGTTCTTCAGCCTGGGGGtcaggacctcatgtggggtcgcctgaaatttctagtaattgataaaaataaaaattaaaacttactaataaaaaatatatggtgagttgacagagacaatcacaatccataaaagacatgacaaactctgaagctgaaactgaagcactgtggttctgtttatctttcaaatgttcattgtggtcggtttcagatgctgcagctctttcataattcatagtttgagttattgtttgttcagaattaattgtcagccttgtaaatctaagctggactgactgtacatat encodes the following:
- the fezf2 gene encoding fez family zinc finger protein 2; amino-acid sequence: MATSASLETVMSCGRTGPSAAAPKTLAFSIDRIMSKSSEPKGTEEGKKLLGLCAPIPCMIPLQPFSYDFQAKALMNYSELWRASFRGTFCGSAAAPCAKGSCGVCGGGKAEPGLLKQPLLTSGGRGGVVKPQVIHQAVSVPGNGGGGGGGSLYYLNYLDSAYQHSDSLQLAAGHWFSSSAQTQASLSAAHHRLLLLENAKLAAAAAAAAGVVVGAAAAADKLPTPQYPHKEHLPGQLDQIVKENHGLSAEKSSVKAHGKMSGGGGGGGGADGKPKNFTCEVCGKVFNAHYNLTRHMPVHTGARPFVCKVCGKGFRQASTLCRHKIIHTQEKPHKCNQCGKAFNRSSTLNTHVRIHAGYKPFVCEFCGKGFHQKGNYKNHKLTHSGEKQYKCSICNKAFHQVYNLTFHMHTHNDKKPFTCNTCGKGFCRNFDLKKHIRKLHDNGFSATTETTRDHQS